In Mycolicibacterium phocaicum, one DNA window encodes the following:
- a CDS encoding SGNH/GDSL hydrolase family protein → MGRRAPRRKTIALATAATIASTGSYVGARNLLSGQAAKARRVIPKSWEVPPRADGVYSPGGGPVEKWQRGVPFDLHLMIFGDSTATGYGCRDADEVPGVLLARGLAQQSGKRIRLSTKAIVGATSKGLSGQIDAMFVAGPPPDAAVIMIGANDITAVNGIGQSARRLGNAVQRLCASGAVVVVGTCPDFGAIAAIPQPLRFVARNRGLRLARAQAGQVRSNGGVPVPFSDLLAPDFLKAPEVLFSPDMFHPSAAGYSLAAQQLLPALCEALGEWTTESPPASALVSRTADVTSLLARLAGMARLWRRTTGVPAPIVAPVTG, encoded by the coding sequence GTGGGCAGACGTGCACCGCGCCGGAAGACCATCGCTCTGGCGACCGCAGCCACCATCGCCTCGACAGGGTCGTATGTCGGGGCCCGAAACCTCCTGAGCGGCCAGGCCGCCAAGGCACGCCGGGTCATCCCCAAGTCATGGGAGGTCCCGCCCCGCGCCGACGGCGTCTACAGCCCCGGGGGCGGACCCGTCGAGAAATGGCAGCGCGGCGTGCCGTTCGACCTGCACCTGATGATCTTCGGTGACTCCACCGCCACCGGATACGGCTGCCGCGACGCCGACGAGGTGCCCGGCGTCCTGCTCGCCCGCGGGCTGGCACAGCAGTCCGGCAAGCGAATCCGGTTGTCCACCAAGGCCATCGTCGGGGCCACGTCCAAGGGTCTGTCCGGTCAGATCGATGCCATGTTCGTGGCCGGCCCGCCGCCCGACGCCGCGGTGATCATGATCGGCGCCAACGACATCACCGCCGTCAACGGCATCGGGCAGTCGGCCCGCCGCCTCGGCAACGCGGTGCAGCGCCTGTGCGCCAGCGGCGCGGTCGTCGTCGTCGGCACGTGTCCGGACTTCGGCGCCATCGCAGCCATCCCGCAACCGCTGCGCTTCGTCGCCCGCAACCGGGGCCTGCGGCTGGCCCGAGCCCAGGCCGGGCAGGTCCGGTCGAACGGCGGCGTGCCGGTGCCGTTCTCGGACCTGCTGGCGCCCGATTTCCTCAAGGCGCCCGAGGTGCTCTTCTCCCCGGACATGTTCCATCCGTCGGCCGCCGGGTACTCCCTGGCCGCCCAGCAGCTGCTACCGGCCCTCTGTGAAGCGTTGGGCGAGTGGACAACTGAGTCTCCGCCCGCATCCGCGCTGGTCTCGCGGACCGCGGACGTGACGAGCCTGCTGGCCCGCCTCGCCGGCATGGCGCGCCTGTGGCGGCGTACGACAGGCGTACCCGCGCCGATCGTCGCTCCTGTCACGGGATAA
- a CDS encoding acetyl-CoA C-acetyltransferase, with product MPEAVIVSTARSPIGRAVKGSLATMRPDDLAAQMVRAALDKVPALDPRDVADLMIGCGQPGGEAAYNIGRAVAVELGYDFMPGTTVNRYCSSSLQTTRMAFHAIKAGEGDVFISAGVETVSRFGVGAADGAPNSKNSLFDEAQARTVKQAEGATEWHDPREDGVLPDVYIAMGQTAENVVLHTGISREDQDHWGVRSQNKAEEAINAGFFEREIVPVTLPDGTIVSKDDGPRAGTTYEKISQLQPVFRPNGTITAGNACPLNDGAAALVIMSDEKAKALGLTPLARIVSTGVSGLSPEIMGLGPIEAVKQALGRANMAIGDVDLYEINEAFAVQVLGSARALGMDEDRLNVSGGAIALGHPFGMTGARITATLINNLQTHDKQFGIETMCVGGGQGMAMIIERLS from the coding sequence ATGCCCGAAGCCGTCATCGTCTCCACTGCCCGCTCCCCTATCGGCCGTGCCGTCAAGGGCTCGTTGGCCACCATGCGGCCCGACGACCTGGCCGCCCAGATGGTGCGCGCCGCGCTGGACAAGGTGCCCGCGCTCGACCCGCGCGATGTCGCCGACCTGATGATCGGTTGCGGACAGCCCGGTGGTGAGGCCGCCTACAACATCGGCCGCGCCGTGGCCGTCGAGCTCGGCTACGACTTCATGCCGGGCACCACCGTCAACCGCTACTGCTCGTCGTCGCTGCAGACCACCCGCATGGCGTTCCACGCCATCAAGGCCGGCGAGGGCGACGTGTTCATCTCGGCCGGTGTCGAGACCGTGTCCCGCTTCGGCGTCGGCGCTGCCGACGGCGCCCCGAACAGCAAGAACTCGCTGTTCGACGAGGCCCAGGCCCGTACCGTCAAGCAGGCCGAAGGCGCCACCGAGTGGCACGACCCCCGCGAGGACGGCGTCCTGCCCGATGTCTACATCGCCATGGGCCAGACTGCCGAGAACGTCGTCCTGCACACCGGCATCAGCCGTGAGGACCAGGACCACTGGGGCGTCCGCTCGCAGAACAAGGCCGAGGAAGCCATCAACGCGGGCTTCTTCGAGCGTGAGATCGTCCCCGTCACCCTGCCCGACGGCACCATCGTCTCCAAGGATGACGGCCCGCGTGCCGGCACCACCTACGAGAAGATCAGCCAGCTGCAGCCGGTGTTCCGCCCGAACGGCACCATCACCGCCGGTAACGCCTGCCCGCTGAACGACGGCGCCGCCGCCCTCGTGATCATGAGCGACGAGAAGGCCAAGGCCCTCGGCCTGACCCCGCTCGCGCGCATCGTCTCGACCGGTGTGTCGGGTCTGTCGCCGGAGATCATGGGCCTGGGCCCGATCGAGGCCGTCAAGCAGGCCCTCGGCCGCGCCAACATGGCCATCGGTGACGTCGACCTCTACGAGATCAACGAGGCCTTCGCCGTGCAGGTGCTGGGCTCGGCCCGTGCCCTGGGCATGGACGAGGACCGCCTGAACGTGTCCGGTGGCGCCATCGCCCTCGGCCACCCGTTCGGTATGACCGGCGCCCGCATCACCGCGACGCTGATCAACAACCTGCAGACCCACGACAAGCAGTTCGGCATCGAGACCATGTGTGTCGGTGGTGGCCAGGGTATGGCCATGATCATCGAGCGGCTTTCGTAA
- a CDS encoding endonuclease domain-containing protein: MDNQPFIGSEALQAGALNRYELRRYYRAIMPNVYLDKRIDPSLQQRAAAAWLWSQREAVIAGSTASSLLGAKWIPDDAAIELIWPNARPPRGVVTRDDLIFAEEVHSVDGLPVTTPARAAFDLGRRGRLNDAVARLDALCVATGFVTDEVLALAGEHRHCRGLRQLERALDLCDPGGQSPQETRIRLMLIAEDFPRPQTQIPVPGPDGNPKYFLDMGWEDLMLAVEYDGEQHADQLGYDIVRSEYIAGIGWTVVRVAAGHRKPDVLARVNRAWDLAVRRRNPAAFSLR, from the coding sequence ATCGACAACCAGCCGTTCATCGGCAGCGAGGCCCTGCAAGCGGGCGCCCTCAACCGTTACGAACTGCGCCGGTATTACCGCGCGATCATGCCGAACGTGTACTTGGACAAGCGGATTGATCCGTCTTTGCAGCAACGCGCTGCCGCCGCGTGGTTGTGGTCGCAGCGTGAAGCGGTGATCGCGGGCTCGACTGCATCAAGCCTGTTGGGCGCGAAGTGGATTCCGGACGACGCCGCGATCGAGCTGATCTGGCCGAATGCCCGACCGCCGCGCGGAGTCGTCACTCGCGACGACCTAATTTTTGCCGAAGAGGTCCACTCCGTCGACGGATTGCCGGTCACCACACCGGCACGTGCGGCATTCGACCTCGGACGCCGCGGGCGACTCAATGATGCCGTCGCGCGGCTCGACGCGCTCTGCGTGGCAACGGGATTCGTCACCGACGAAGTCTTGGCGCTGGCCGGGGAACATCGACACTGCCGGGGGCTTCGTCAACTGGAACGAGCCTTGGACCTCTGCGACCCGGGCGGGCAATCTCCCCAGGAAACAAGGATCCGACTGATGCTGATCGCCGAGGATTTCCCACGGCCACAGACGCAGATTCCTGTCCCCGGACCCGACGGCAATCCCAAGTACTTCCTCGATATGGGGTGGGAGGACCTGATGCTCGCGGTGGAATACGACGGGGAACAGCATGCAGATCAGCTCGGCTATGACATCGTGCGCAGTGAGTACATCGCCGGAATCGGGTGGACGGTTGTTCGGGTCGCGGCGGGCCACCGGAAGCCCGACGTGTTGGCACGAGTGAACCGAGCCTGGGACCTTGCGGTGCGCCGGCGAAATCCCGCGGCATTCAGCCTGCGGTGA
- the purT gene encoding formate-dependent phosphoribosylglycinamide formyltransferase, producing MITIGTPLSPNATRVMLLGSGELGREVLIALQRLGVETIAVDRYDNAPGQQVAHHARTISMTDPDQLKALIAAEKPDLVVPEIEAIATPALQELEEAGVVRVIPTARAARLTMDREGIRRLAAEELGVPTSPYQFCDSLEELQAAIDGGIGYPCVVKPVMSSSGKGQSKLDGPDDVAKAWDYAMGGARVTNTRIIVEGFVDFDYEITLLTVRARGTDGEVETQFCEPIGHRQVAGDYVESWQPHPMSAAALANAQQIAHKVTENLGGQGVFGVELFVKGDQVWFSEVSPRPHDTGMTTMITQWQNEFELHARAILGLPVDTSLKTPGASAVIYGGVEAEGIVFDGVDEALQVPGTDIRLFGKPESFRTRRMGVALARAEDIDTARRNAAEAAGRVRPREV from the coding sequence ATGATCACCATCGGAACCCCACTGTCGCCGAACGCGACCAGGGTCATGCTGCTCGGCTCCGGCGAACTCGGTCGCGAAGTGCTGATCGCGTTGCAGCGACTGGGCGTCGAGACCATTGCCGTCGACCGCTACGACAACGCGCCGGGCCAGCAGGTGGCTCACCACGCGCGGACCATCTCCATGACCGACCCCGACCAGTTGAAGGCGCTGATCGCGGCCGAGAAGCCGGACCTCGTGGTGCCGGAGATCGAGGCCATCGCGACGCCGGCGCTGCAGGAACTCGAGGAAGCCGGTGTCGTGCGGGTGATCCCGACCGCACGGGCCGCCCGCCTGACCATGGACCGCGAGGGCATCCGGCGGCTGGCCGCCGAGGAGCTCGGGGTGCCGACGAGCCCGTACCAGTTCTGCGATTCGCTCGAGGAGCTCCAAGCCGCCATTGACGGCGGCATCGGCTACCCGTGCGTCGTGAAACCCGTGATGAGCAGCTCTGGCAAGGGCCAGAGCAAGCTCGACGGCCCCGACGACGTCGCGAAGGCCTGGGACTACGCCATGGGCGGGGCCCGCGTCACCAACACCCGGATCATCGTCGAGGGCTTCGTCGACTTCGATTACGAGATCACGCTATTGACCGTCCGGGCGCGCGGGACGGATGGCGAGGTCGAGACGCAGTTCTGCGAACCGATCGGGCATCGGCAGGTCGCCGGCGACTATGTGGAGAGCTGGCAGCCGCACCCGATGTCGGCCGCCGCCCTGGCGAACGCCCAGCAGATCGCGCACAAGGTCACCGAAAACCTTGGCGGGCAGGGCGTTTTCGGCGTCGAGTTGTTCGTCAAGGGCGACCAGGTGTGGTTCAGCGAGGTGAGCCCGCGGCCGCACGACACCGGTATGACGACCATGATCACGCAGTGGCAGAACGAGTTCGAGCTGCACGCCCGCGCCATCCTCGGTCTGCCGGTGGATACGTCGCTGAAGACCCCGGGTGCCAGCGCGGTGATCTACGGCGGTGTCGAGGCCGAGGGCATCGTCTTCGACGGCGTCGACGAGGCGCTGCAGGTGCCGGGCACCGACATTCGGCTGTTCGGCAAGCCGGAGAGCTTCCGCACCCGCCGGATGGGTGTGGCGCTGGCGCGGGCCGAAGACATCGACACCGCGCGCCGCAACGCCGCGGAAGCTGCCGGCCGGGTCAGGCCGCGCGAAGTCTGA